The window ACGCCTGAGATCCTCGGACAAACCCTCCATGGCGGCGGTGGACAAAGCGCCGATGATCACCGTCAGTGGAGTTTTGAGCTCATGGGAGATCATGCCTATGAACTCGTCCTTCATCTGCTCGGTGCGTTTGCGCTCGGTAATATCCTGGCCGATGCCATAGAGCACCTGGTGCCCGCCGGTGTTAACCGGTGAAACGCTCAGCAGCAGGGTTTTGATCCTGCCGTGGACAAGGTAACTGGTCTCGACCGTCCGGTGATCGATAAACGGTGTGTGTTCCATTTTCTGGCGGTTTTCCAAACCAGGCGGGATAAAATCCCAGACATGCTTCTGCCGCAATTCCTCACGGCTGCATTCCAGATAATCCAGTGCCGACTGATTGGCATCGATATAATGTCCCTCGGCATCAGCCACCAGTACCGGGCTGGCCGATTGTTCGAACAAGGTGCGGTATTTGGATTCGCTCTCCTTTAAAGCCTCCTCGGCATGTTTACGTTCTGTAATATCGGTGAATACTGCGGCGAAGCGGTTTTTACCGGGTGAATAGGCATAGGTCTCATACCACCGGTTCAACGGCGCGGCATAATTTTCAAAGCGTACCGGCAACCCGGTCAAGGCCACTTTACCATACCGTTCGATCCACGAAAGTTCGATGGCCGGGATAACCTCACGAACCGTCCGTCCGGTTACGTGAGAAGCGCTCAGGCCGGTCAGGCGCTCGAAAGCGGTATTGACATCGAGGAAGCGGTAGTCATACGGCTTGCCAACTTTATCTAGGATGATCTCATGGAGGGCGAAACCCTCGTTCATGCTGCTGAACAGATTACGGTATTTTTCTTCGCTAAGCCTGATCGCCTCTTCGGCAGCCTTCCTGTCGGCGATCTCCTCTTTCAAACGCTGCGTGTTTTCCTGTAAGTGCTCGTTGGTAATCTTGAGTTCTTCCTCGACCTCGGCGCGCCGGATGACCTCTCTCTCCAGATCCGCTTTGGACGCGGTAACACCTTTCAGATCGACCGTCATCCGGTTGAAGGACTTGGCAAGGGCGCCTACCTCGTCGTCGTACATCGGCGGAATCACATAATCGAGGTTGCCGGAGCCAACGATGTTGACTCCGGACTGGATATACTCCAGGCATCGGAGGGTCCGGCGCTGGACAATGGCGTAGGTCGTGCCGAAATATCCGGCGATCAGGACCAAGATGGCTATAACGAGGAACAATTCCCTCTGCTGAACCTCGTCGATACGATCCTCGAATATTTCCGGCACGTGGGTGGCGTCGAAGACGATAGCCTGGGTCGGCACTTGGAGGCGGCTCCATGAGACCTGGGTGAAAGCGAGACGGGCGGCGGGATCGGTCAGCGGGTTGCTCTCGACGGTGGCGGCAATATCGGCAAAAACGGTTTGCAGGGCATTGCGGTTGGCATTCAGGTTTTCAGCCAGCTTGGTGAGTTCCGGTCCGCTTGTATCTAAAAGCTGGAGGTTCCCGGTCAGTTCAGCCAGCTTGGCCTCCCAGCGGATGCGCTGCTGAGGTTCCCGGTACAGCAGGTAGTCATTGACCAGGTAGCCCAGATCGGTCGCCCCTTGGACGACGCTGTGACCGATGAGTTCCTGCTGTTCCAGCCGGCTCACCTCACGGGCGGTGAACAGAAACGAGGCGGCGACGAACAGCAGCACCATGCTGAATAGTACCATGCTGAGGAAGAACTGAGTTCTGATCTTCATTCAATTATTGCTTTAACGGATAATTCTGACCGAGTTCGGTTTTTCTTTTTAATGCCGGAAGAAGAGCCTATTCCTGCCTCCAGCATGACGCTACTAATGTTATCGTGATCGGAGTTCGCATATAGCTGCCTCATCGTATCAAACTCACCGTGTCCGGCTTGACTGCCATCAGACCGTCCGGGTAAAGGTAATCCCTGATATTGGGTATCGTTGCCGCTTCGGTCAGGCCGTTCTCTATCAGCCACCGGGCCTGGTCTTCCATGGCCAGGACGAGTGACTGGTCCAGTCGGATCGTGAGACGA is drawn from Dehalogenimonas sp. THU2 and contains these coding sequences:
- a CDS encoding ATP-binding protein yields the protein MKIRTQFFLSMVLFSMVLLFVAASFLFTAREVSRLEQQELIGHSVVQGATDLGYLVNDYLLYREPQQRIRWEAKLAELTGNLQLLDTSGPELTKLAENLNANRNALQTVFADIAATVESNPLTDPAARLAFTQVSWSRLQVPTQAIVFDATHVPEIFEDRIDEVQQRELFLVIAILVLIAGYFGTTYAIVQRRTLRCLEYIQSGVNIVGSGNLDYVIPPMYDDEVGALAKSFNRMTVDLKGVTASKADLEREVIRRAEVEEELKITNEHLQENTQRLKEEIADRKAAEEAIRLSEEKYRNLFSSMNEGFALHEIILDKVGKPYDYRFLDVNTAFERLTGLSASHVTGRTVREVIPAIELSWIERYGKVALTGLPVRFENYAAPLNRWYETYAYSPGKNRFAAVFTDITERKHAEEALKESESKYRTLFEQSASPVLVADAEGHYIDANQSALDYLECSREELRQKHVWDFIPPGLENRQKMEHTPFIDHRTVETSYLVHGRIKTLLLSVSPVNTGGHQVLYGIGQDITERKRTEQMKDEFIGMISHELKTPLTVIIGALSTAAMEGLSEDLRRELFKDAVNHSAILTGIVDNLLELSRQQSDRLDLHKEPTEIDQLCEKVLQQLKNRSDIHQLICDVPGGLPQVPADPLRVERILYNLVENAIKYSPKGGEVKVTAEQQNGNLVVSVSDQGLGISPENQAKLFQKFERLGAEVKGAIQGTGLGLRVCRILTEAHGGRIWVESEPGQGTTFYFTLPLTGDANGNSGRSAVI